Below is a genomic region from Diabrotica undecimpunctata isolate CICGRU chromosome 7, icDiaUnde3, whole genome shotgun sequence.
TAAATGAAGAATACCAGAGGAGAGATAGAGGATGTGGGATTtcaaatgagaatgtaataccggGGATAGCGAGAGATGAAATGGTCGAGGCGTTAAATAGGATGAAGAATGGTAATTCAGTAGGACCTGATGGAAGACCTGTGGATGTTTGGAAGACTCTAGGAGAGAAAGGGGTtaatattttgtggcaaatgatgagtaggatatatgagAAAGAAATGATGCTGCTCAATGTGTGGAGAGAGCGTTgatggtatcattgtataaagataaagggggCATttaggactgtaagaactatagaggggtAAAGTTAATGTCGTATACAATGGAAGAGAAAGGAGGGTagaaggactgtgtggcagaggacttaAGAGAGAAAGGTTTAGATTATGAAGACccgatggacagaaatgagtgACGATGAAAAGTAAGGAAAAGTGACCCCTGAAAAGAGAAAAGCTGagaaagcagaagaagaagaagaagacaagagCCTTGGGTACATTAGGACCAAATAAAAGCTTCAATAGGTGTAGGCGGAACTTATAGTCAAAGCACAGTGTATATACAAGACAATATTATCTAGTGGTATTCTACTATAGATATTTGTTTCTACATTACGTCTTTGTGCAAATTGGTACTTcttccaaatatatataaaacaaaattggTTCTATACAGCAATCCTAATTTAATCATTTATTTGTGGAAAAATTTGCGAAATCTACAATTTTAATATGAGCGCAGTTGTTCTTACTCCTACATAAAGTATGCAATTCTTTTATTAGATTAATGCTCGGCGAACGGTGTTGTATGCTTATACTAGCACTAAAATCAGGGTTGCTATATCCGCAGTTCACACTGCACAGAAGATCTTCTTCTCTACCATGTCTGCCGAAGCTCTGGGTAAGGAGAAGCGGTATACTCTATGATCATGTTCACCCACAGGCCTTGAAAACGTCTGCTGAGATTTAATGTAAGCaacggattttcttcttctttatgtgtcatattaaataaaattaaagatccAAATATCTCCATTTTTATATGTACCACGTTTCTTCATCAAATCTTTAAATATATTGATATTGGTTACAAAGATTTAACACTATCAGTTCCATCATAATCAACCAATTCTAACGGAAATTTAAGAGCTCCCAATGAATATAACGAGGATGTATTTATCTAATATATTaattacttatttttaaataCGACAAGAAAGTTGGAACCAACTTGTTTTTAAAGAGCATATTGGTTACCAAATTTACTAACATGAAAGACAACACGATAGGTATACGTATAAATTCATcaccattacaaataagtaaatcagagatggaagaaataaccaaatccctgaaaaatggaaaatcccctggtcctggtgacatccctgcagaattagtgaaagccggCACAGACAAACTTCAGGAACATttaagaaaactctttcaagactgcttgaatggggccgaattaccaaaagaatggaaattatctatcatgtcaactacccaaaaaagggcagcaaggatcagtgtgaaaattacatAGGAATTACGGTAAACAGtacaataagtaggatgtataggaaacttattaagaacaaaatagaaaatgactatagagattacgaagcagaggagcaagctggttttagagctgggcgatccacagtagaccacttgtactctattacgcaagttattgaaaaAAGAACAGCGGTCAATAAAGAAGTTGACCTGgtgtacgtagacttacaaaaagcatatgacagtgtacccctcagtaaactatggtcaaccctacagcaaaccaacattaagtaTGGTTTTAtgaaagcagtccaaagtctgtataatggaacgacttcaaaaattaaaactgaatcaaggatatctgagggatttaaagtcacgaaaggactaaagcagggttgctgtatttcgactacccttttcaaaatttatctggaacaagcactcaagctgtgaaaaagaaaatgtaat
It encodes:
- the LOC140446690 gene encoding uncharacterized protein, with translation MKLMCIAKAKDKSSKNLTHVQQIKSADRRVLSIDVEIKQKWYKYFRKLLNEEYQRRDRGCGISNENVIPGIARDEMVEALNRMKNGNSVGPDGRPVDVWKTLGEKGVNILWQMMSRIYEKEMMLLNVWRER